A stretch of Onychomys torridus chromosome 2, mOncTor1.1, whole genome shotgun sequence DNA encodes these proteins:
- the LOC118578661 gene encoding LOW QUALITY PROTEIN: ATP-dependent RNA helicase DDX18-like (The sequence of the model RefSeq protein was modified relative to this genomic sequence to represent the inferred CDS: inserted 2 bases in 1 codon; deleted 2 bases in 2 codons) — MSHLQMKLLRKKTEKRNVKLRQRNLKLQEASDMSLSQLQNGDVPKEEVRVGKVKKAVKHSVNVSSAEAQSGGVPEETVENLKVKRSPQKPTTLTNGETAATPSPDSEQKKKKKKKRKMANDAGPDTKKARTEAIIGAHENAEDGVEKPHDREVPILALGLTAAFEDTSFASLSNLVNENTLKAIEEMGFKRMTEIQHKSIRPLLEGRDLLAAGKTGSGKTLAFLIPVIELIGKLKFMPRNGTGVLILSPTRXTFGVLKELMTHHVHTYGLIMGGNNRSAEVQKLVNGINIIMATQGQLLDHKQNTPGFMYKNLQCLVVDEADCILDVGFEELKQIIKLLPVRRQTMLFSAIQTRKVEDLARISLKKEPLYVGVDDDKEVAMVDGLEYEYVVCPSEKRFLLLFTFLKKNRKKKGTVFFSSCMSVKYHYELLNYTDLPVLAIHGKQKQNNQTTTFFQFCNADSVILLCTDVAARGLDIPEVDWIVQYDPPDDPKEYIHLVGRKARGLNWRGHALLILRPEELGFLRYLKQSKVPLNQFDFSSSKVSDIQSQLEKLIEKNYFLHKSAQEAYKSYIRAYDSHSLKQIFNVNNLNLPPVALSFGFKVPPFVDLNVSSHDGKLKKRGGLKGGGGFGYQKTKKVEKSKIFKHISKKTADHRQFSH, encoded by the exons ATGTCGCACTTACAGATGAAACTCCTGCGCAAGAAGACAGAGAAGCGGAACGTCAAACTGCGGCAGCGAAACCTGAAGCTGCAAGAAGCATCAGACATGAGCCTGTCACAGCTTCAAAACGGAGATGTGCCTAAAGAAGAAGTCAGAGTCGGAAAAGTTAAGAAAGCCGTGAAACATTCTGTGAATGTGAGCTCAGCAGAAGCACAAAGTGGAGGCGTGCCTGAAGAGACAGTGGAAAACTTGAAAGTTAAAAGATCACCCCAAAAGCCTACCACTTTAACCAATGGGGAAACAGCAGCAACACCTTCTCCTGATTcagaa caaaaaaagaaaaagaagaaaaagaggaaaatggcaAATGATGCTGGGCCTGACACCAAaaaagcaagaactgaagcaaTCATTGGGGCTCACGAGAACGCGGAAGATGGCGTAGAAAAGCCACATGACAGGGAGGTGCCCATCCTGGCCCTCGGACTGACAGCTGCTTTTGAAGACACTTCATTTGCTTCCTTGTCGAACCTCGTCAATGAAAACACTCTGAAGGCTATAGAAGAAATGGGCTTCAAGCGCATGACTGAGATCCAACATAAAAGTATCAGGCCACTTCTGGAAGGCAGGGATCTTCTGGCAGCCGGGAAAACAGGCAGTGGCAAAACACTTGCGTTCCTCATCCCTGTCATCGAGCTCATTGGCAAGTTGAAGTTCATGCCCAGGAATGGAACAGGAGTCCTGATTCTCTCTCCTACCAG GACCTTCGGTGTTCTGAAGGAACTGATGACACACCATGTCCACACGTATGGGCTAATCATGGGTGGCAATAACAGGTCTGCTGAAGTGCAGAAGCTTGTCAATGGCATCAACATCATCATGGCTACCCAAGGCCAGCTCCTAGACCACAAGCAGAATACTCCAGGGTTTATGTACAAGAACCTCCAGTGTCTGGTTGTTGATGAGGCTGATTGTATCCTGGATGTTGGGTTTGAAGAATTAAAGCAAATTATTAAACTTTTGCCAGTACGCAGGCAAACCATGCTCTTTTCTGCCATACAAACTCGAAAAGTTGAAGACTTGGCAAGAATTTCTCTGAAAAAAGAGCCATTGTATGTGGGTGTTGATGACGATAAAGAGGTTGCCATGGTGGATGGGCTTGAGTATGAATATGTTGTGTGTCCCTCTGAGAAGAGGTTCCTTCTGCTCTTTACATTCCTTAAGAAGAACCGGAAGAAGAAAGGGACTGTCTTTTTTTcatcatgtatgtctgtgaagtaCCACTATGAGCTACTGAACTACACTGACCTGCCTGTCTTGGCCATCCATGGAAAGCAAAAGCAGAATAATCAAACAACCACGTTCTTCCAATTCTGCAATGCAGATTCAGTGATACTGCTGTGTACAGATGTGGCCGCCAGAGGGCTGGACATCCCTGAAGTGGACTGGATTGTTCAGTATGATCCTCCTGATGACCCCAAGGAATACATTCATCTTGTGGGTAGAAAGGCCAGAGGCCTGAATTGGAGAGGGCACGCCCTACTCATCCTACGCCCTGAAGAGTTGGGTTTCCTTCGTTACCTGAAACAATCCAAGGTTCCACTGAATCAGTTTGACTTTTCCTCGTCTAAAGTTTCTGATATTCAGTCTCAGCTGGAAAAGCTGATTGAAAAGAACTACTTTCTCCATAAGTCTGCACAGGAAGCATACAAGTCATACATTCGAGCATACGACTCGCATTCTCTCAAGCAGATCTTTAATGTGAACAACTTAAATTTGCCTCCGGTGGCTCTGTCTTTTGGTTTTAAGGTCCCTCCTTTTGTGGATCTGAACGTGAGCAGCCATGATGGCAAGCTTAAAAAGAGAGGTGGATTAAAA GGTGGTGGTGGATTTGGTtaccagaaaacaaagaaagtggAGAAGTCCAAGATCTTTAAACACATCAGCAAGAAGACAGCAGACCACAGGCAGTTCTCTCACTGA